The Exiguobacterium mexicanum genome includes a window with the following:
- a CDS encoding TlpA disulfide reductase family protein — MIAIGPLNVRLDLLAMMASLLILYIGFKKIGLSEKNRDAVLGTWFAGFLAWKGSAIVLGLASTGSLALSLYATGGTWSLLIAAAVIVIFVFRLTPSLRGYWLFSALVFWFAVTLVVPKYGMLPLLSSPQPLHIYMAGLIALLLVTTWRWMQSPTLGLLLWTVVGAFAIWSVGSLVTDTFELWWLIPLFLLIAVATYVARPSQKAVQYGLGLIVVLAVINASLPDETPRLEADSSQTGLNIGQVPPNFELKRTDGTPFNLEDLRGERVVVNFWASWCPPCRAEMPDMAKFAREQDDVTIVAVNTTTSERDIEDARTFVAPYEDAFKVVYDEEGIVGNAYRIQAMPTTYVLDENGVIIAKQFGAIDHAWLDAETN, encoded by the coding sequence GTGATTGCGATCGGTCCATTGAACGTTCGACTCGATTTACTGGCTATGATGGCCAGCCTGCTCATTCTCTACATCGGTTTTAAAAAAATCGGCTTATCGGAAAAAAACCGCGATGCCGTCCTCGGGACATGGTTCGCCGGTTTCCTCGCTTGGAAAGGAAGCGCGATCGTCCTCGGTCTCGCGTCGACAGGAAGTTTGGCCTTATCCCTTTATGCGACCGGCGGGACGTGGTCACTTCTCATTGCCGCTGCCGTGATTGTTATTTTTGTATTCCGGCTCACGCCTAGCCTTCGTGGCTATTGGTTGTTCTCGGCCTTGGTCTTTTGGTTTGCGGTGACGCTCGTCGTCCCCAAATATGGGATGCTCCCACTGCTCTCATCTCCGCAACCGCTCCATATCTATATGGCCGGCCTAATCGCCTTGCTGCTCGTCACGACATGGCGCTGGATGCAGAGTCCTACGCTCGGATTGTTACTCTGGACCGTGGTCGGTGCGTTCGCGATTTGGTCGGTCGGGTCGCTTGTGACCGATACATTCGAGTTGTGGTGGCTCATTCCGCTCTTTCTTCTCATCGCCGTCGCCACATATGTAGCACGGCCATCTCAAAAGGCGGTCCAATACGGACTCGGGCTCATCGTCGTGCTCGCCGTCATCAATGCGAGCTTACCGGACGAGACGCCACGGCTCGAGGCCGACTCGTCCCAGACCGGATTGAACATCGGCCAAGTCCCACCGAATTTTGAGTTGAAGCGAACCGATGGGACGCCGTTCAACTTGGAAGATTTACGCGGTGAGCGGGTCGTCGTCAACTTCTGGGCATCGTGGTGCCCTCCGTGCCGGGCCGAGATGCCGGATATGGCCAAGTTTGCCCGAGAACAAGACGATGTGACCATCGTCGCCGTCAATACGACGACGAGTGAACGGGACATCGAGGATGCGCGGACGTTCGTCGCCCCATATGAAGATGCGTTCAAGGTCGTCTATGACGAGGAAGGAATCGTCGGTAACGCCTACCGAATTCAAGCGATGCCGACAACATACGTCCTTGATGAAAATGGGGTCATCATTGCCAAGCAATTCGGCGCGATCGACCACGCCTGGCTCGATGCCGAGACAAACTAA